A section of the Arcobacter roscoffensis genome encodes:
- a CDS encoding quinone-dependent dihydroorotate dehydrogenase, translating into MLSYDTIKKVLFKFEPETAHNIAELGLRAVGTCKLIKKPMEKENFICDEKLTQEIFDVKFVNPVGLAAGFDKNATMVKSMPAMGFGFTEIGTMTPRPQDGNAKPRMFRYPEHKSVQNAMGFNNEGAHTVLKNLKKVYPFEIPVGANIGKNKITPEEFALSDYKTLIKKFEGTSDYLVINISSPNTPNLRDLQNEEFITELFTMAKSLTNKPILLKIAPDMEPKQAIELCNCAVNAGAAGIIATNTTIDYSLVPNCQDFGGLSGACLTEKSYSLFKEIAKELFGKTVLISVGGIITGEDAYKRIKAGASLVQVYSGLIFEGPSMVKKINEEILELLEKDGYSHISEAIGADLK; encoded by the coding sequence TTGTTAAGTTATGACACAATAAAAAAAGTTCTATTCAAGTTTGAGCCAGAAACAGCTCATAATATTGCAGAATTAGGTTTAAGAGCAGTAGGTACTTGTAAACTTATTAAAAAACCTATGGAAAAAGAGAATTTTATATGTGATGAAAAACTTACACAAGAGATTTTTGATGTTAAATTTGTAAACCCAGTTGGACTTGCTGCTGGTTTTGATAAAAATGCAACAATGGTTAAATCAATGCCAGCAATGGGATTTGGTTTTACAGAAATTGGAACAATGACACCAAGACCACAAGATGGAAATGCAAAACCTAGAATGTTTAGATACCCTGAACATAAATCAGTTCAAAATGCAATGGGTTTCAATAATGAAGGTGCTCATACGGTTCTAAAAAACTTAAAAAAAGTATACCCTTTTGAAATTCCAGTTGGAGCAAATATTGGTAAAAATAAAATAACACCAGAAGAGTTTGCTTTAAGTGATTATAAAACTCTTATCAAAAAGTTTGAAGGGACAAGTGATTATTTAGTGATAAATATCTCAAGTCCGAATACTCCAAATTTAAGAGATTTACAAAATGAAGAGTTTATTACAGAGCTTTTTACTATGGCAAAAAGCTTAACGAATAAACCAATTTTATTAAAAATTGCTCCTGATATGGAACCTAAGCAAGCAATTGAACTTTGTAATTGTGCAGTAAATGCAGGAGCTGCAGGAATTATTGCTACAAATACAACTATTGATTATAGTTTAGTTCCAAACTGTCAAGACTTTGGCGGATTAAGTGGAGCTTGTTTAACAGAAAAATCATATAGTTTATTTAAAGAAATAGCAAAAGAACTATTTGGAAAAACTGTTTTAATCTCTGTTGGTGGTATTATCACAGGAGAAGATGCTTATAAAAGAATTAAAGCAGGTGCTTCATTAGTGCAAGTATATTCAGGTTTAATTTTTGAAGGTCCTTCGATGGTTAAAAAAATCAATGAAGAAATTCTAGAACTTCTAGAAAAAGACGGTTATTCACATATTAGTGAAGCAATTGGCGCAGATTTAAAATAA
- a CDS encoding M16 family metallopeptidase, translating into MSSSLPKYHTQTLENGLQVVVIPMDNGSNVVSTDIFYKVGSRDEKMGKSGIAHMLEHLNFKSTENLNAGEFDEIVKGFGGVNNASTSFDYTHYYIKSASKNMNKSLDLFAELMENLTLKDEEFQPERDVVAEERRWRTDNNPMGYLQFRLFNNAYIYHPYHWTPIGFMSDIKNWSIEDIKDFHSTYYQPKNAIIVVAGDITKEEVFKAAKKHFSKIKNTKEIPSSIHTVEPKQDGAKRVEIIKDSAVQMLAIAYHLPNFEHKDQVALSGLSELLSAGKSSILQKRLVDEKRLVNSIYAYNLELKDPGLFLFVAVANEGVKAKEIEKEILDIIDEIKKGKITKKDIEKIKINTKADFIFSLESSSSVANLYGSYLVRDNIKPLLEYEGAVEKLTKKDLIKVANKYLTKNNSTTVILKQEK; encoded by the coding sequence ATGAGTAGTAGTTTACCAAAATATCATACACAAACTTTAGAAAATGGTCTACAAGTTGTTGTAATCCCAATGGATAATGGCTCAAATGTAGTATCAACAGATATTTTCTATAAAGTAGGAAGTAGAGATGAAAAGATGGGGAAAAGTGGAATAGCTCATATGCTAGAACACCTAAATTTCAAATCTACTGAAAATTTAAATGCAGGGGAATTTGATGAAATAGTAAAAGGATTTGGTGGAGTTAATAACGCTTCAACTTCTTTTGATTATACACACTATTATATCAAATCTGCTTCAAAAAACATGAATAAGTCATTAGATTTATTTGCAGAGTTAATGGAAAATCTTACTTTAAAAGATGAAGAGTTCCAACCAGAAAGAGATGTGGTTGCAGAAGAGCGAAGATGGAGAACTGATAATAACCCTATGGGATATTTACAGTTTAGACTTTTCAATAATGCCTATATCTATCACCCATACCACTGGACACCTATTGGTTTTATGAGTGATATTAAAAACTGGTCAATTGAAGATATTAAAGACTTCCATAGTACATACTATCAACCAAAAAATGCAATAATAGTAGTTGCTGGTGATATAACAAAAGAAGAAGTATTTAAAGCTGCTAAAAAACATTTTAGTAAAATTAAAAATACAAAAGAAATACCAAGTTCTATTCATACAGTAGAGCCAAAACAAGATGGAGCAAAAAGAGTAGAAATAATCAAAGACTCAGCAGTTCAAATGCTAGCAATTGCTTATCATTTACCAAACTTTGAGCATAAAGATCAAGTTGCCCTATCTGGATTAAGTGAACTATTAAGTGCAGGGAAAAGTTCTATTTTACAAAAAAGACTTGTTGATGAAAAAAGACTTGTAAACTCTATTTATGCTTACAACTTAGAGTTAAAAGATCCTGGACTTTTCTTATTTGTTGCAGTTGCAAATGAAGGTGTAAAAGCAAAAGAAATAGAAAAAGAGATTTTAGATATTATTGATGAAATTAAAAAAGGCAAAATCACTAAAAAAGATATTGAAAAAATCAAAATCAATACAAAAGCTGATTTTATATTCTCATTAGAAAGTTCATCATCAGTTGCTAACTTATATGGGTCATATTTAGTAAGAGACAATATTAAACCTTTATTAGAGTATGAAGGTGCAGTTGAAAAACTAACTAAAAAAGATTTAATAAAAGTTGCAAATAAATATTTAACAAAAAACAATTCTACTACTGTAATTTTAAAACAGGAAAAATAG
- a CDS encoding globin, which translates to MDYHVSKTEFGEKPNFEYPKPIFIEELGEEGLKKLFNEFYDLIVDSDIGNFFPQEEEELEKVKAHNVKFFIEAAGGPKHYSETVGHFDMVKAHEPFSITEKARREWLGTMEEVLRKTDISDEAKQSFWDFLERFSKHTVNTPVSEDFKI; encoded by the coding sequence ATGGATTATCATGTAAGTAAAACTGAGTTTGGTGAAAAACCTAATTTTGAATACCCTAAACCTATCTTTATTGAAGAGCTTGGAGAAGAAGGTTTAAAAAAGCTATTTAATGAATTTTATGATTTAATCGTAGATAGTGATATTGGGAATTTCTTTCCTCAAGAGGAAGAAGAGTTAGAAAAAGTAAAAGCTCACAATGTAAAGTTTTTCATTGAGGCTGCTGGTGGACCTAAGCACTATAGTGAAACAGTAGGTCACTTTGATATGGTTAAGGCCCATGAGCCATTTTCAATTACTGAAAAAGCAAGAAGAGAATGGCTTGGAACAATGGAAGAAGTTCTTAGAAAGACAGATATTTCGGATGAAGCAAAACAAAGTTTCTGGGATTTTTTAGAGAGATTTTCAAAACATACAGTTAATACTCCCGTGAGTGAAGACTTTAAGATTTAG
- the dapA gene encoding 4-hydroxy-tetrahydrodipicolinate synthase, which translates to MENITGAMTALITPFKNGKVDLEKYESLIKRQIEQGMDAVVPVGTTGESATLSHKEHKDCISVAVETCKGTNVKVIAGAGSNATHEACDIAKHAESVGAHGLLSVTPYYNKPTQEGLYQHYKAIANAVEIPVMLYNVPGRTGVEIETATVVRLYDDVENIYAIKEASGSIGKIVELQAQRKDLVIVSGEDAIDFPILTAGGHGIISVTSNLLPNLKSKLVHSVAKGDLSVAKQINEDLFELNSVLFCESNPIPIKAAMYLSGLLDTLEYRLPLTAPSAQNMKKLEETLKKYEVIK; encoded by the coding sequence ATGGAAAATATCACAGGTGCGATGACTGCACTAATTACACCGTTTAAAAATGGAAAAGTTGATTTAGAAAAGTATGAGTCTTTAATAAAAAGACAAATAGAACAAGGTATGGATGCAGTAGTTCCAGTTGGAACAACAGGAGAGAGTGCAACACTTTCACATAAAGAGCATAAAGATTGTATCTCTGTTGCTGTTGAAACATGTAAGGGAACAAATGTAAAAGTAATAGCAGGTGCTGGTTCAAATGCTACTCATGAAGCTTGTGATATTGCAAAACATGCTGAGTCTGTAGGAGCACATGGTTTATTATCTGTAACTCCATACTACAATAAACCTACTCAAGAAGGTTTATATCAACACTATAAAGCAATTGCAAATGCGGTTGAAATTCCAGTGATGCTTTATAATGTACCTGGAAGAACGGGTGTAGAAATTGAAACAGCTACAGTTGTTAGACTATATGATGATGTAGAAAACATTTATGCTATTAAAGAAGCTAGTGGGTCTATTGGAAAAATCGTAGAACTTCAAGCTCAAAGAAAAGATTTAGTAATTGTTTCAGGTGAAGATGCAATTGATTTTCCAATTTTAACAGCAGGTGGTCATGGTATTATTTCTGTAACATCAAACCTACTTCCTAATTTAAAATCAAAACTTGTACATTCAGTAGCCAAAGGAGACTTAAGTGTAGCAAAACAAATTAATGAAGATTTATTTGAATTAAACTCTGTACTTTTCTGTGAAAGTAATCCTATTCCAATTAAAGCAGCAATGTATTTATCTGGATTATTAGATACTTTAGAGTATAGACTTCCTTTAACAGCACCTAGTGCACAAAACATGAAAAAACTTGAAGAAACTTTAAAAAAATATGAGGTAATAAAATAA
- a CDS encoding enoyl-ACP reductase, with translation MSNEMKGKTLVITGGTKGIGKECVYKFASNGIDVAFTYNSNAQIAEDICKDVEEKFGVKCKCYAYNILEPETAKELFLEIDKDFDRVDFFISNAMIYGRAVVGGYGKFMKLKPRGLNNIYTATVNAFVCGAQQAAKRMQKTGGGAIVSLSSTGNLVYIENYSGHGTNKAAVEAMVRYAATELGEFNIRVNAVSGGPIDTDALKAFTNYEEVKAKTAEYSPLNRIGQPEDLAQSCYFLCTNDASWITGHTLIVDGGTTFK, from the coding sequence ATGAGTAACGAAATGAAGGGTAAAACTTTAGTAATTACAGGTGGTACAAAAGGTATCGGTAAAGAGTGTGTATATAAATTTGCAAGCAATGGTATAGATGTTGCGTTCACATATAACTCAAATGCACAAATTGCAGAAGATATTTGTAAAGATGTAGAAGAGAAATTTGGTGTAAAATGTAAATGTTATGCATATAATATCCTAGAACCAGAAACTGCTAAAGAACTTTTCTTAGAAATTGACAAAGATTTTGATAGAGTTGATTTCTTTATTTCAAATGCTATGATTTATGGAAGAGCAGTTGTTGGTGGATATGGTAAATTTATGAAATTAAAACCAAGAGGATTAAACAATATTTATACAGCAACAGTTAATGCTTTTGTTTGTGGTGCTCAACAAGCTGCAAAAAGAATGCAAAAAACTGGTGGTGGTGCAATTGTTTCTTTATCTTCAACTGGAAACTTAGTTTATATTGAAAATTATTCAGGACATGGTACAAATAAAGCAGCTGTTGAAGCTATGGTTAGATATGCTGCAACTGAACTTGGTGAATTTAATATTAGAGTAAATGCTGTTTCTGGTGGTCCAATTGATACAGATGCACTTAAAGCATTCACAAATTATGAAGAAGTTAAAGCAAAAACTGCTGAATACTCTCCTTTAAATAGAATTGGTCAACCAGAAGATTTAGCTCAATCATGTTACTTCTTATGTACAAATGATGCTTCTTGGATTACAGGTCATACACTAATTGTTGACGGTGGGACTACATTTAAATAA
- the pgsA gene encoding CDP-diacylglycerol--glycerol-3-phosphate 3-phosphatidyltransferase, which translates to MTKSLNLPNALALFRIALAPLMLWFLVDRDNAIFATWHPSWLDYFAGLIFVIASVTDFFDGFIARAWNQMTKLGGILDPLADKMLMLAGFLGLMAIDRASAWAVFLILSREFFITGLRVVAIGEGKDVASTMAGKIKTVVQMIAIGFLIMNWPFATALLWLAVALTIYSGYEYTRDYFKN; encoded by the coding sequence ATGACAAAAAGTTTAAACCTACCAAATGCACTGGCACTTTTCAGAATAGCATTAGCTCCGCTAATGCTATGGTTTTTAGTAGATAGAGACAATGCTATTTTTGCTACTTGGCACCCTTCTTGGCTTGATTACTTCGCAGGACTTATTTTTGTAATTGCATCTGTAACTGACTTTTTTGATGGCTTTATTGCAAGAGCTTGGAATCAAATGACAAAACTTGGTGGAATTTTAGATCCCCTTGCAGATAAAATGCTTATGCTAGCAGGTTTCTTAGGACTTATGGCAATAGATAGAGCAAGTGCATGGGCTGTATTTTTAATACTTTCTAGGGAGTTCTTTATTACAGGTCTTAGAGTTGTTGCTATTGGTGAAGGTAAGGATGTAGCTTCTACTATGGCAGGTAAAATTAAAACCGTAGTTCAAATGATAGCTATTGGTTTTTTAATTATGAACTGGCCTTTTGCAACTGCCCTATTATGGTTAGCTGTTGCGCTTACAATTTACTCTGGATATGAATATACTAGAGATTATTTCAAAAACTAA
- the rseP gene encoding RIP metalloprotease RseP, which translates to MGTITFLLVLSFLVFFHELGHFLAARYFGVKVHVFSIGFGKQLFAKEWKGTTWQFALIPLGGYVRMKGQDDTKPGIEEEGNDSYNTKKPWQRIVILFAGPFANFILAAVLYFFIAVLGASALAPQVGKVLENSPAQQAGILAKDEILKINNTEITTWNDIGKVIVNTQGPLKFYLKRDDKYFAKTINPYISDSQNMFKEKIKKRMIGISPSGKVINLDLSFGESLVFAYEKTIFASTMIFQGVQKLIQGIIPSSEIGGVITIGKVISDASESSIIALLSITALISVNLGVLNLLPIPALDGGHIMFNLYEMIFRRKPSDKVFMFLTIMGWVILASLMLLGIYNDINRIFLNE; encoded by the coding sequence TTGGGTACTATTACTTTTTTACTTGTACTATCTTTTTTAGTATTTTTTCATGAATTAGGACACTTTTTAGCAGCACGTTATTTTGGTGTAAAAGTTCATGTATTTTCAATTGGATTTGGGAAACAGCTTTTCGCAAAAGAATGGAAAGGTACTACTTGGCAATTTGCTTTAATACCACTTGGTGGCTATGTAAGAATGAAAGGTCAAGATGATACTAAACCCGGAATTGAAGAGGAAGGAAATGACTCTTACAATACTAAAAAACCTTGGCAAAGAATAGTTATACTATTTGCAGGTCCTTTTGCAAACTTTATTTTAGCAGCTGTGTTATATTTTTTTATTGCTGTTTTAGGAGCAAGTGCTTTAGCACCACAAGTTGGTAAAGTATTAGAAAACTCCCCTGCTCAACAAGCTGGCATACTGGCTAAAGATGAGATATTAAAGATTAATAACACAGAAATCACTACTTGGAATGATATAGGAAAAGTTATAGTTAATACGCAAGGTCCTTTAAAGTTTTATCTTAAAAGAGATGATAAATATTTTGCAAAAACTATCAACCCATATATTTCAGACTCTCAAAATATGTTTAAAGAGAAAATCAAAAAAAGAATGATTGGTATATCACCATCAGGTAAGGTTATTAACCTTGATTTATCTTTTGGGGAATCTTTAGTATTTGCATATGAAAAAACAATTTTTGCTTCAACTATGATTTTTCAAGGAGTACAGAAATTAATCCAAGGAATAATACCTAGTTCTGAAATTGGTGGAGTTATTACTATTGGTAAAGTAATTTCAGATGCAAGTGAATCAAGTATAATTGCTCTACTTAGTATAACAGCACTAATATCTGTAAACTTAGGAGTTCTAAATTTACTTCCTATTCCTGCACTTGATGGAGGACATATAATGTTTAATTTATATGAAATGATTTTTAGAAGAAAACCAAGTGATAAAGTATTTATGTTTTTAACTATTATGGGTTGGGTGATACTAGCAAGTCTTATGTTACTTGGTATATACAATGATATAAATAGAATATTTTTAAATGAATAA
- a CDS encoding YggS family pyridoxal phosphate-dependent enzyme, with the protein MNKKTATRNLDDIITRVEGARLRVSEHHIVKVIGISKYSSSDDVATLYEAGQRAFGENKVQDLREKSEKLDELPIEWHFVGRLQKNKINNLIDLNPSLVQSIDSLELAQEFNKKLEAKGKKINALLQINSAKEDTKAGVMPEDALSTYKEILDTCPNLKLKGVMSIGAHVEDEKIIKESFKTTKKIFDELVPLGAKYCSMGMSSDYELAIACGSNMIRVGSTLFKD; encoded by the coding sequence ATGAATAAAAAAACAGCTACTAGAAATTTAGATGATATTATTACAAGAGTAGAAGGTGCTAGACTTAGAGTATCAGAACATCATATAGTAAAGGTAATTGGTATTAGTAAATACTCAAGTTCTGATGATGTTGCTACACTTTACGAGGCAGGTCAAAGAGCCTTTGGTGAAAATAAAGTACAAGACTTAAGAGAAAAGAGCGAAAAGCTTGATGAACTACCAATTGAATGGCATTTTGTAGGAAGACTACAAAAAAATAAAATCAATAATCTAATTGATTTAAATCCTTCACTTGTACAATCAATTGATTCATTAGAATTAGCACAAGAATTCAATAAAAAACTTGAAGCAAAAGGTAAAAAGATAAATGCCCTACTTCAAATAAACTCTGCAAAAGAAGATACAAAAGCAGGTGTAATGCCAGAAGATGCTCTATCAACTTATAAAGAGATTTTAGATACATGTCCTAACTTAAAACTTAAAGGTGTTATGAGTATTGGAGCACATGTAGAAGATGAAAAGATTATAAAAGAGTCATTCAAAACTACTAAAAAAATCTTTGATGAACTAGTACCACTTGGGGCAAAATATTGTTCTATGGGAATGAGTTCTGATTATGAGTTAGCTATTGCTTGTGGTTCAAATATGATTAGAGTTGGTTCTACACTATTTAAAGACTAA
- the trpC gene encoding indole-3-glycerol phosphate synthase TrpC, which translates to MILDEINRRTLEDVEKRKKDLPLDLLGRTLSSNPYAPRDVKPYLTATKEEPIRIIAEVKKASPSKGVIKEDFDPIAIAQEYSNNGANAISVLTEPHWFQGNLEYLTAIRRYVPTPLLRKDFILDKYQIVEALVYGADFILLIAKSLSTKDLKELYEYALYLGLEVLVEVHDKEDLTKAMKCGAHIVGINHRNLETMEMDMSLCEKLIPMIPNGKIIVAESGVSNTEIIARLSDAGADAFLIGEHFMRVPSIEEELQKFKKAKES; encoded by the coding sequence GTGATATTAGATGAAATTAACAGACGAACTTTAGAAGATGTTGAAAAAAGAAAAAAAGATTTACCATTGGATTTATTAGGAAGAACACTTTCTTCAAATCCTTACGCACCAAGAGATGTTAAACCATATTTAACTGCAACAAAAGAAGAACCAATTAGAATTATTGCAGAGGTTAAAAAAGCAAGTCCATCAAAAGGTGTTATCAAAGAAGATTTTGATCCAATTGCTATTGCCCAAGAGTATTCAAACAATGGAGCTAATGCTATTTCAGTATTAACTGAGCCTCATTGGTTTCAAGGAAATCTTGAGTATTTAACTGCTATTAGAAGATATGTACCAACACCACTTTTAAGAAAAGATTTTATTTTAGATAAATATCAAATTGTTGAAGCCTTAGTTTATGGTGCAGATTTTATTTTATTAATTGCAAAAAGTTTAAGTACTAAAGATTTAAAAGAATTATATGAATATGCTTTATATTTAGGTTTAGAAGTATTAGTTGAAGTTCATGATAAAGAAGATTTAACAAAAGCCATGAAATGCGGAGCTCATATAGTAGGCATAAATCATAGAAACCTTGAGACTATGGAAATGGATATGAGTTTATGTGAGAAATTAATTCCAATGATTCCAAATGGAAAAATAATTGTTGCTGAATCAGGAGTTTCTAATACAGAAATAATTGCTAGATTAAGTGATGCTGGAGCTGATGCTTTCTTAATAGGTGAGCATTTTATGCGAGTTCCTTCGATTGAAGAAGAACTACAAAAATTTAAAAAAGCTAAAGAATCTTAA
- a CDS encoding tetratricopeptide repeat protein, with protein sequence MPSCKKYLSSIVLATILFGCSAQTQNLDIKTKEKKDYITVKHKEYVLEDQYIIYALENESQRKFNISRDIYYKLFLKTNKYEYLVKFLSLNFLLNDLKTIKKYASENLTSGIKEEEQILRFYILSLFKLKEYDNSIVYAKQLVDKFYKDVNLELLGTIYLQKKDYKKASETFLKAYKLTQNSRTLFSLSNVKYYYLDEKEEAISLLENFIDKNGLVYSVAIQLLTLYEKDKSDDKIIALLKEMYFKYNDNQDEELLKRIKSLLLRYLAKKDINEALEFFEKNDKDPEILLALYRNSNQPLKALDILNKLYKKTNNSDYLAQIAILEFELADNKKDVLASVIRKFAKALETLDNPIYQNYLAYILIDYDKDVEKGLVLVKQALEKEPDNLAYIDTLAWGEYKLNNCTTAYEQMKKVVDKAGLEDDEIKFHWEKIKECIK encoded by the coding sequence GTGCCCAGCTGTAAAAAATATTTAAGTTCTATTGTTTTAGCAACAATTTTATTTGGTTGTAGTGCTCAAACACAAAACTTAGATATAAAAACAAAAGAAAAAAAAGATTATATAACTGTTAAGCACAAAGAGTATGTTCTTGAAGATCAATACATTATATATGCACTTGAAAATGAAAGTCAAAGAAAGTTCAATATATCACGAGATATTTATTATAAACTATTTTTAAAAACAAATAAGTATGAGTATCTTGTAAAATTTCTTTCTTTAAACTTTTTACTTAATGATTTAAAGACTATAAAAAAGTATGCAAGTGAGAATTTGACTTCTGGAATCAAAGAAGAAGAGCAAATACTTAGATTTTATATATTAAGTTTATTTAAACTAAAAGAGTATGATAACTCTATTGTATATGCAAAGCAATTAGTCGATAAATTTTATAAAGATGTAAATCTAGAATTACTAGGTACAATTTACTTACAAAAAAAAGATTATAAAAAAGCCTCTGAAACTTTTTTAAAAGCTTATAAATTAACTCAAAACTCTAGAACACTTTTCTCTCTTTCAAACGTAAAGTATTACTATTTAGATGAAAAAGAAGAGGCTATAAGCTTACTAGAAAATTTTATTGATAAAAATGGTTTAGTTTATAGTGTGGCAATTCAACTTTTAACTCTTTACGAAAAAGATAAAAGCGATGATAAAATAATTGCTTTGCTTAAAGAAATGTATTTTAAATATAATGATAATCAGGATGAAGAGTTATTAAAAAGAATAAAAAGTCTATTGCTTAGATATTTAGCAAAAAAAGATATAAATGAAGCCTTAGAATTTTTTGAGAAAAATGATAAAGACCCAGAGATTTTACTTGCTTTATATAGAAATTCAAATCAGCCTTTAAAAGCTTTAGATATTTTAAATAAACTTTATAAAAAGACAAATAACTCTGATTATCTAGCTCAAATTGCAATTTTAGAGTTTGAGTTAGCAGATAATAAAAAAGATGTACTAGCTAGTGTAATTCGTAAATTTGCAAAAGCTTTAGAGACTTTGGACAATCCAATTTATCAAAACTATTTAGCTTACATTTTAATTGATTATGATAAAGATGTAGAAAAAGGTTTAGTTTTAGTTAAACAAGCCTTAGAAAAAGAACCTGATAATCTTGCTTATATTGATACTTTAGCTTGGGGTGAGTATAAACTAAATAATTGTACTACTGCTTATGAGCAAATGAAAAAAGTTGTTGATAAAGCTGGACTTGAAGATGATGAAATAAAATTTCACTGGGAAAAAATTAAGGAGTGTATCAAGTGA
- a CDS encoding YkgJ family cysteine cluster protein, protein MSNIFKKEGFDFSFDASGCESCGGRCCIGESGYIWINKSEIENLAKHLNTTIEEVGQKYLMKIGYKYSIKEIQLQKDNYACVFFDLNKKQCSIYEARPTQCRTFPFWDYFKENKEEVFKECPAVKNI, encoded by the coding sequence ATGAGTAATATTTTTAAAAAAGAAGGTTTTGATTTTTCTTTTGATGCAAGTGGTTGTGAATCATGTGGTGGAAGATGTTGTATAGGAGAGAGTGGCTATATATGGATAAATAAATCAGAGATTGAAAATTTAGCCAAGCATTTAAATACTACAATTGAAGAAGTAGGGCAAAAATATTTGATGAAAATAGGATATAAATACAGCATAAAAGAGATACAATTACAAAAAGATAATTATGCTTGCGTATTTTTTGATTTGAACAAAAAACAGTGTAGTATATATGAAGCAAGACCTACACAATGTAGGACATTTCCATTTTGGGATTATTTCAAAGAGAATAAAGAAGAGGTTTTTAAAGAGTGCCCAGCTGTAAAAAATATTTAA
- a CDS encoding tRNA1(Val) (adenine(37)-N6)-methyltransferase, which yields MVLYQPKDGYCYNSDTHFLYNFICNNLEKFKNVKGELLDIGSGSGILGLLVSREYKKLSLNQSEIQEVFQFFSQKNAKSNNIESNMYKGSFLQMQFDKKFDICVSNPPFYHSSVVKSENENIKIARYNDSMPLDSFISKVSLILKDSGQFFFCYDVKQINEILISLKKYKLNLESLQFVHPKKQKDATLILVYARKNSKSLTKVLPPLVVFEDSEFTNEVQDIYKKSSTHSIKVDNE from the coding sequence TTGGTTTTATATCAGCCTAAAGACGGCTATTGTTACAATAGCGACACTCATTTTTTATATAACTTCATTTGTAATAATTTAGAAAAGTTCAAAAATGTAAAAGGAGAGCTTTTAGATATAGGAAGTGGTAGTGGAATACTAGGGTTACTTGTGTCTAGAGAGTATAAGAAGCTTTCGTTAAATCAAAGTGAGATACAAGAAGTGTTTCAATTTTTCTCACAAAAAAATGCAAAATCTAATAATATAGAATCAAATATGTATAAAGGTTCTTTTTTGCAGATGCAATTTGATAAAAAGTTTGATATCTGTGTTTCTAACCCACCTTTTTATCATTCAAGTGTAGTTAAAAGTGAAAATGAAAATATAAAAATTGCTAGATATAATGATTCAATGCCATTGGATTCTTTTATTTCAAAGGTATCTTTAATACTAAAAGATTCAGGACAATTCTTCTTTTGTTACGATGTGAAACAGATAAATGAAATATTAATTAGTCTAAAGAAATATAAATTAAATCTAGAAAGCTTACAGTTTGTTCATCCAAAAAAACAAAAAGATGCTACTCTTATTTTAGTTTACGCAAGAAAAAACTCAAAATCTTTAACGAAAGTCTTACCTCCTTTAGTTGTTTTTGAAGATAGTGAATTTACAAATGAAGTACAAGATATTTATAAAAAATCTTCTACTCATAGTATTAAGGTTGATAATGAGTAA
- a CDS encoding 4Fe-4S dicluster domain-containing protein, whose protein sequence is MSNMEAPANTPVWVNEDRCKACDKCVSVCPAGVLAMRQEITSTLGSMIKVVHPDSCIGCTDCELACPDFAIYVADRKEFKFAKLSDEAKERKEKVIKNNYRILDEDEA, encoded by the coding sequence ATGTCTAATATGGAAGCTCCTGCAAACACTCCTGTTTGGGTGAATGAAGATAGATGTAAAGCATGTGATAAGTGTGTTTCTGTTTGTCCAGCTGGTGTTCTTGCTATGAGACAAGAGATTACTTCAACTTTAGGTTCGATGATTAAAGTTGTTCATCCAGATTCATGTATTGGTTGTACTGACTGTGAACTTGCATGTCCAGATTTCGCTATTTACGTAGCTGATAGAAAAGAGTTTAAATTTGCTAAATTATCAGATGAAGCAAAAGAAAGAAAAGAAAAAGTTATCAAAAATAACTATAGAATTTTAGATGAAGATGAGGCTTAA